A single region of the Brachypodium distachyon strain Bd21 chromosome 3, Brachypodium_distachyon_v3.0, whole genome shotgun sequence genome encodes:
- the LOC100842961 gene encoding protein-tyrosine-phosphatase IBR5 isoform X4: MPDCHNLYRNLFAYHCLQDDKTLDFDGATQFLRMVHIMLSAFWSGIEQCVREKSRVLVHCMSGKNRSAAVVTAFLMKSRGWRVAQCFQWVKDRRPQVLLTEASQGLLVEYEQKLFGPNASILAQTVVLTESFPSLGFGFPEPSGDIQVPAFSQSHVPSIFERAGPNNVPSNFSFGEGIMEVNPSNSGTVTSTSCDNQMDSS; this comes from the exons ATGCCAGATTGCCATAATCTTTATCGGAATTTATTCGCTTATCACTGCCttcaagatgataaaactttGGATTTTGATGGTGCAACCCAGTTTCTACGTATGGTCCATATTATGCTTTCAGCATTTTGGTCTGGAATAG AACAATGTGTAAGAGAGAAATCACGTGTTCTTGTCCATTGCATGTCCGGGAAAAACAG GTCAGCCGCTGTTGTCACAGCTTTCTTGATGAAGTCTAGAGGGTGGAGAGTTGCGCAGTGTTTCCAGTGGGTGAAAGACCGGCGACCACAGGTGCTACTGACAGAAG CTTCTCAGGGTCTACTTGTTGAGTATGAACAGAAGCTCTTTGGACCAAATGCTAGCATACTAGCTCAAACTGTGGTTCTAACTGAGTCATTTCCTTCACTCGGATTTGGTTTCCCGGAACCATCAGGTGACATACAAGTGCCTGCATTCAGCCAGTCTCATGTCCCATCCATTTTCGAGCGAGCTGGCCCAAACAATGTTCCTagcaatttttcttttggagagGGTATTATGGAAGTCAATCCTAGCAACAGTGGCACGGTCACCTCAACTTCATGCGATAACCAGATGGACAGCTCGTAA
- the LOC100842961 gene encoding protein-tyrosine-phosphatase IBR5 isoform X2: MTMPDCHNLYRNLFAYHCLQDDKTLDFDGATQFLRMVHIMLSAFWSGIEQCVREKSRVLVHCMSGKNRSAAVVTAFLMKSRGWRVAQCFQWVKDRRPQVLLTEASQGLLVEYEQKLFGPNASILAQTVVLTESFPSLGFGFPEPSGDIQVPAFSQSHVPSIFERAGPNNVPSNFSFGEGIMEVNPSNSGTVTSTSCDNQMDSS, encoded by the exons ATG ACCATGCCAGATTGCCATAATCTTTATCGGAATTTATTCGCTTATCACTGCCttcaagatgataaaactttGGATTTTGATGGTGCAACCCAGTTTCTACGTATGGTCCATATTATGCTTTCAGCATTTTGGTCTGGAATAG AACAATGTGTAAGAGAGAAATCACGTGTTCTTGTCCATTGCATGTCCGGGAAAAACAG GTCAGCCGCTGTTGTCACAGCTTTCTTGATGAAGTCTAGAGGGTGGAGAGTTGCGCAGTGTTTCCAGTGGGTGAAAGACCGGCGACCACAGGTGCTACTGACAGAAG CTTCTCAGGGTCTACTTGTTGAGTATGAACAGAAGCTCTTTGGACCAAATGCTAGCATACTAGCTCAAACTGTGGTTCTAACTGAGTCATTTCCTTCACTCGGATTTGGTTTCCCGGAACCATCAGGTGACATACAAGTGCCTGCATTCAGCCAGTCTCATGTCCCATCCATTTTCGAGCGAGCTGGCCCAAACAATGTTCCTagcaatttttcttttggagagGGTATTATGGAAGTCAATCCTAGCAACAGTGGCACGGTCACCTCAACTTCATGCGATAACCAGATGGACAGCTCGTAA
- the LOC100846520 gene encoding 65-kDa microtubule-associated protein 1: MAAANGETSCGSLLQKLQFVWDEVGESDKDRDKVLFQLDQECLDVYKRKVDQALKSRDLLLQALDYSKMELARLASALGEKSIATSPEKTTRTIKQQLAALAPTLEQLGKQKKKRIQEFADVQSRIEQIRGEIAGSLEIGQQVAIPQVNEDDLTDEKLGDFQSQLQQLEKKKRERLEKVLEHVNTVQDLCTVSGMDYFSTITEVHNSLDDSIGKDRKSISNDTLSKLDRTIATLNEDKRLRLKKLQELATQLHDLWDLMDTPPEERSLFDHVACNRTSTVEEVTAPGALALDIINQAEIEVQRLDELKYSKMKEIAFKKQTTLEDIYAAAHIMLDTAAAHDKIFALIESGMEPSELIADMDSQIIKAGEEALSRKEILDKVERWIAACEEESWLEDYNRDDNRYNSGRGAHLNLKRAEKARIQVNKIPALVETLVGKTRAWEENHGLSFTYDGVPLLAMLDEYVMLRQEKEEEKKKMREQKRYSEQLLNIEREGPFGTRVSPYRLAGAKKVASPKPDNGASNAAPGRRLSTSTQQNERKSARSAGKDCKKDSAASLAVTNTTASPGKAATAKEDDTSIHHSDTDSIPCSS, from the exons ATGGCTGCTGCGAATGGTGAAACTTCGTGCGGATCCTTGCTGCAAAAATTACAG TTTGTATGGGACGAAGTTGGCGAGAGCGACAAGGACCGCGACAAAGTTCTGTTTCAGTTGGATCAGGAATGCTTGGATGTCTACAAGAGGAAAGTTGACCAGGCACTCAAGTCAAGGGACCTTCTTCTCCAAGCTCTGGACTACTCAAAGATGGAGCTTGCTAGGCTTGCTTCTGCCCTCGGAGAGAAATCCATAGCAACGAGT CCTGAAAAAACAACACGGACAATCAAGCAACAACTAGCTGCTTTAGCTCCAACACTTGAGCAATTGGgcaagcagaaaaagaagagaatacAGGAATTTGCTGATGTACAGTCAAGAATCGAGCAAATAAGGGGTGAGATTGCTGGTAGTCTTGAGATAGGCCAGCAGGTGGCAATACCACAAGTTAATGAGGACGACCTGACAGATGAGAAGCTTGGGGATTTTCAGTCTCAGCTCCAACAACTCGAGAAAAAGAAG agagagagactgGAGAAAGTGCTTGAGCATGTAAATACAGTACAAGATCTCTGTACTGTATCGGGGATGGATTATTTTAGCACAATAACTGAAGTTCATAACAGTCTAGACGACTCTATTGGTAAGGATCGCAAGAGCATTAGCAATGATACCCTGTCTAAACTTGACAGGACGATAGCTACTCTTAATGAGGACAAAAGGTTGAGGTTAAAAAAG CTTCAAGAGCTTGCCACTCAGCTACATGATCTATGGGATCTCATGGATACCCCCCCGGAGGAAAGAAGCTTGTTTGATCATGTTGCCTGTAATAGAACATCGACTGTCGAGGAAGTTACTGCACCTGGAGCACTTGCTCTAGACATAATTAATCAA GCCGAGATTGAGGTTCAGAGATTGGATGAGCTAAAATATAGCAAGATGAAAGAAATAGCTTTTAAGAAGCAAACGACGCTGGAAGACATATATGCTGCTGCTCACATAATGCTAGACACAGCAGCTGCCCATGATAAAATATTTGCACTGATCGAGTCAGGGATGGAACCTTCAGAATTAATTGCTGACATGGATAGTCAGATAATCAAAGCAGGGGAAGAAGCTTTAAGCAGAAAAGAAATATTAGATAAAGTTGAGAGATGGATTGCTGCATGTGAGGAGGAAAGCTGGCTTGAAGACTATAACCGG GACGACAACAGATATAATTCAGGCCGAGGTGCCCACCTGAATCTCAAACGTGCAGAAAAGGCTCGTATTCAAGTTAACAAAATTCCAG ccCTTGTTGAGACACTGGTAGGCAAGACGAGGGCTTGGGAAGAGAATCATGGTCTATCCTTCACGTATGATGGGGTTCCTCTTCTAGCTATGTTGGATGAGTATGTTATGCTTAGgcaagagaaggaagaagagaagaaaaaaatgcgG GAGCAAAAACGCTACAGTGAGCAGCTACTCAACATCGAGCGTGAAGGGCCCTTCGGAACACGTGTCAGTCCCTATAGACTGGCTGGTGCAAAGAAGGTAGCTAGCCCAAAGCCTGACAATGGTGCATCAAATGCTGCTCCAGGTAGAAGACTATCAACAAGCACTCAGCAGAACGAGAGAAAGAGTGCCCGGTCTGCTGGCAAGGATTGTAAGAAAGATTCTGCTGCGAGTCTGGCTGTGACGAATACAACAGCTTCCCCGGGCAAAGCAGCAACCGCCAAGGAAGATGACACATCCATTCACCATTCTGACACCGATTCAATCCCTTGTTCATCATGA
- the LOC100842961 gene encoding protein-tyrosine-phosphatase IBR5 isoform X3, whose product MTMPDCHNLYRNLFAYHCLQDDKTLDFDGATQFLQQCVREKSRVLVHCMSGKNRSAAVVTAFLMKSRGWRVAQCFQWVKDRRPQVLLTEASQGLLVEYEQKLFGPNASILAQTVVLTESFPSLGFGFPEPSGDIQVPAFSQSHVPSIFERAGPNNVPSNFSFGEGIMEVNPSNSGTVTSTSCDNQMDSS is encoded by the exons ATG ACCATGCCAGATTGCCATAATCTTTATCGGAATTTATTCGCTTATCACTGCCttcaagatgataaaactttGGATTTTGATGGTGCAACCCAGTTTCTAC AACAATGTGTAAGAGAGAAATCACGTGTTCTTGTCCATTGCATGTCCGGGAAAAACAG GTCAGCCGCTGTTGTCACAGCTTTCTTGATGAAGTCTAGAGGGTGGAGAGTTGCGCAGTGTTTCCAGTGGGTGAAAGACCGGCGACCACAGGTGCTACTGACAGAAG CTTCTCAGGGTCTACTTGTTGAGTATGAACAGAAGCTCTTTGGACCAAATGCTAGCATACTAGCTCAAACTGTGGTTCTAACTGAGTCATTTCCTTCACTCGGATTTGGTTTCCCGGAACCATCAGGTGACATACAAGTGCCTGCATTCAGCCAGTCTCATGTCCCATCCATTTTCGAGCGAGCTGGCCCAAACAATGTTCCTagcaatttttcttttggagagGGTATTATGGAAGTCAATCCTAGCAACAGTGGCACGGTCACCTCAACTTCATGCGATAACCAGATGGACAGCTCGTAA
- the LOC100842961 gene encoding protein-tyrosine-phosphatase IBR5 isoform X1 produces MRGLWPQAGGGGGGAPGEAGLCLPHPGAQGLPLPRQLRQRLPLRGPQDAQHHPHPQQQCVREKSRVLVHCMSGKNRSAAVVTAFLMKSRGWRVAQCFQWVKDRRPQVLLTEASQGLLVEYEQKLFGPNASILAQTVVLTESFPSLGFGFPEPSGDIQVPAFSQSHVPSIFERAGPNNVPSNFSFGEGIMEVNPSNSGTVTSTSCDNQMDSS; encoded by the exons ATGCGGGGTTTGTGGCCacaggccggcggcggcggaggcggtgcccCCGGCGAAGCTGGACTCTGCCTTCCCCACCCAGGTGCTCAAGGacttcctcttcctcggcaGCTACGACAACGCCTCCCGCTCCGAGGTCCTCAAGACGCTCAACATCACCCACATCCTCAAC AACAATGTGTAAGAGAGAAATCACGTGTTCTTGTCCATTGCATGTCCGGGAAAAACAG GTCAGCCGCTGTTGTCACAGCTTTCTTGATGAAGTCTAGAGGGTGGAGAGTTGCGCAGTGTTTCCAGTGGGTGAAAGACCGGCGACCACAGGTGCTACTGACAGAAG CTTCTCAGGGTCTACTTGTTGAGTATGAACAGAAGCTCTTTGGACCAAATGCTAGCATACTAGCTCAAACTGTGGTTCTAACTGAGTCATTTCCTTCACTCGGATTTGGTTTCCCGGAACCATCAGGTGACATACAAGTGCCTGCATTCAGCCAGTCTCATGTCCCATCCATTTTCGAGCGAGCTGGCCCAAACAATGTTCCTagcaatttttcttttggagagGGTATTATGGAAGTCAATCCTAGCAACAGTGGCACGGTCACCTCAACTTCATGCGATAACCAGATGGACAGCTCGTAA